The following coding sequences lie in one Phenylobacterium immobile (ATCC 35973) genomic window:
- a CDS encoding NUDIX domain-containing protein yields the protein MAEAPDWLKRHGSAWTRSEPDTVFENPWIALERYDAVAPTGRPASYGLVHFRTRAVAILPLHADGTVTLVGQDRFAFGYTWELPEGGVTLGLDPLEGAKRELAEETGLQAATWREVLRMQLSNSVTDETAIGYLALDLSPAVERHQPDETEDITLARPPFREALAAALDGHLQDSLTVAMLLRTYHMAREGDLPGALARLML from the coding sequence ATGGCGGAAGCACCAGACTGGCTGAAACGTCATGGCTCGGCCTGGACGCGCTCAGAGCCCGATACGGTTTTTGAGAATCCATGGATCGCGCTTGAGCGCTATGACGCCGTCGCGCCGACGGGTCGACCCGCCAGCTATGGCCTCGTCCACTTCAGAACCCGCGCCGTGGCGATCCTCCCGCTGCACGCGGACGGCACGGTGACCCTGGTGGGCCAAGATCGGTTCGCCTTTGGCTACACCTGGGAATTGCCCGAAGGCGGCGTGACGCTGGGCCTCGACCCCCTGGAGGGCGCCAAGCGCGAGTTGGCCGAGGAAACCGGGCTACAGGCCGCCACCTGGCGCGAAGTGCTGCGCATGCAGTTGTCCAATTCGGTCACGGACGAAACCGCGATCGGCTACCTCGCGTTGGACCTATCACCCGCCGTGGAGCGACATCAGCCGGATGAAACTGAAGACATCACGTTAGCGCGTCCGCCCTTTCGCGAGGCGCTTGCCGCCGCGCTCGACGGCCATCTTCAGGATTCCCTGACGGTGGCGATGTTGTTGAGGACTTACCATATGGCCCGGGAAGGCGACCTGCCGGGTGCGCTCGCACGTCTTATGCTATAG